The sequence GCGTCCGGCCGCGCGCGGGGCGACCGGCTGACCTCGCCGCGCCCGACGCTTCCGCCCGTCCCGTCCTTCGTCCTTCACACTCCCCTGTAGGAGAGATCATGAGCAAGTCCACGCGCGTCCTCGGCGCGGCAATGGGTGCGGTGGCCCTGACCGCCTCGCTCACCGCGTGCGGCGGCGACAGCCTGGAGAAGAGCCAGGGCGGAAGCTCCTCCTCTGCTTCCTCCCCGGCCGGGGCGGGCGGCAAGGGCAGCCTGGTGATCGGCGCGGCCGGGTTCACCGAGTCCAACGTGCTGGCGGAGCTGTACGCGCAGGTCCTCAAGGGCGCCGGGTACGACACGTCGATCAAGACGGTCAACAACCGCGAGCTGTACGAGCCGTCCCTGGAGAAGGGCGAGATCGACGTCGTCCCGGAGTACGCGGCCACGCTCGCCGAGTTCCTCAACGCCAAGGTGAACGGCCCGAAGGCGCCGGAGGAGAAGCCGGTCGCGTCGAGCGACGTCGCGGCGACCGTCGCGGCCCTGGAGAAGCTGGCGGCCCCGCTCGGCCTGAAGGCGCTCCCGGCGGGTGGGGCGGTCGACCAGAACGCCTTCGCCGTATCCAGGGAATTCGCCGGGAAGAACAATCTGAAGACGCTTTCCGATCTTGGAAAGTCCGGGCTGAAGGTGAAGATCGCGGCGGGCGACGAATGCTCCGTCCGTCCCTTCTGCGCCCCCGGGTTGAAGAAGACGTACGGAATCGAAGTTTCCGGTATCGACCCCAAGGGCGTCGGCACCCCGCAGTCCAAGCAGGCGGTCAAGGACGGCGCGGACCAGCTGGCGCTGACCACGACCACCGACGCCACGCTCGACAGCTACGGCCTGGTCCTCCTGGAGGACGACAAGAAGCTCCAGAACGCCGACAACGTGCTGCCTGTGGTCAACGCCAAGGACGCGGGCGCCCCGGAGATCGCGGCCGCCCTCGACCAGCTGACCGCGGTCCTCACGACGGCCGACCTCGTCGACCTGAACCGGAAGGTGGACGCGGAGCGCGCCAAGCCGGCGGACGTCGCGAAGGCCTTCCTGGAGTCCAAGGGCCTGCTGAAGAAGTAGCAGTTACACGGTTGATGGAGAAATGTGGGGTACCCGCCCGGAAGAGATTGCCGGGCGGGTATCCCGCAGGACCCCCGCGCCCTGTAAATTTCGGGCCATGCCCCGTGGACGCCACCGCAATCCCGAACCCCTGCACCGGCTGCTCACGCCGACGACGGTCGCCGGTGTGTCCGTCACCAGCGCCGGCGCGGCCTGGCTCCTCGCGGGCCCCGACGACGCCACCGTGCTACGGCTGCTCGTGGCCCTCGCGGCAGCCGCCGGGGTCGCCGGCGCCGTCGTGATGCGCGCCTGGGACCGCTCGGCGGGCCGCCGGGTCGCGGAGCTCACCCGCGAGCGGGTCAAGGACGAGTGGAAGACGGAAGAGCGGATAGCCGAGCTCGAGTCCGACCTCGAAGAGGCCCGTCTGCTGCGCGGCAGGCTCGACGCCAAGCTGCGCGCCAAGCGGGTCGAACTGGCCGGGCTGCGCGGCGAGCACGCGGCGCTGCTGCGGCGGTACGCGACGGCCGAGACCGAGCGCGCCACCGCGCTGGAAGGCCGCCGCCTGCTGGCCATCGAGGCCGCGGCGGCCCCGGCGGCCGCGCCCAGGGAACTCCCGGCGGTCTCCGAGGAGCGCACCTCGGCGGGCGCGCCCACCTCGGTCGGCTACGCCCGGGCCCATGCGGCTCTGGGCGCGCTGGCCGCCAGGCGCCGGGCCCGGGAGCTGCCCGCCGCGCCGTCGGCCCCGGCGTCAGCGCTCGCGCCCGCCGCGCCCGTCCCCGCCGCGCCCGTTCCCGCCGTGCCCGTCCCCGCCCCCGCGGCAGCGGTGCCCGCGCGCCGGGCGGCGTCCGCGGTGGCTCCGTACGCGGCGCAGCGGCGGAGCACCTCCCGCGTCGAGGGCGGCTTCGACTTCTTCGGCACCAAGAACGCGGCGCAGGCCCGCGCGGTGATCGAGGCGGTCCAGAACGAGGACCTGGCCGACGTGGTCGGCGCCGAGGCCCTCGCGGTCCACCGGGCGGAGTCGGCTCAGACCGCCGCCGAGCCGGCCTCCGGCAAGGGCACGGTCAAGGCGGCCACCCCGCAGACGCGCGCGGTGGGCCAGGTCATCGACCTGACGGCTCACGACGAGACCGAGCCGATCGACGTGGCCCGCCTGCGCACCGCGATCTCGTAGCACCGGACCGGGAGAAACGTCCCTCCCGACGGCACCGCGACTCAGGCCCTGTCCGCCCGGACAGGGCCTGAGCGTGTACCGGGGGCGGCGTGCTCACGGCCGTCTAGGGTGCGTACGAGGCCACCAGGCGGGCCAGGTGGCGGCCCGCGACCAGGAGCGGGGTGCGGCTCTGCTCGACCTGGGCGCTCACCTCGGCGCCTCCCAGGGTGTTGACGACGGTGGCCGCCAGATCGCGGGCCTGAGGCTCCGGGTGGCCCGAGGCCAGGAGCTTCGCCGCCACCAGGTGCTGCCAGTTGGCGAAGGCCTGGGCGCAGGCCGCCTGGATCTCGGGGAGGCGGCCGAGCGTCTCCAGGGCGGTGGCCGTGACGGGGCAGCCGTCCCGCCAGTCGGAGGCCTCCAGTTCCCGCGCGAGCGTCGTGGCGAGGGCCTCGACCGCCTCCGCGGGGTCCGGGTGGGTGGAGAGCCCGGCGCGGAGCAGCTCGGCGAACTCCTCGCCGCCGAAGTGGATGGCGGCCACCGCGAGCTCCTGCTTGCCGCCCGGGAAGAAGTGGTAGAGCGAGCCGAGGGTGGCTCCGGCCTCGCGGACGAGCTGTTTGACCGGGGTGTTCTCGTAGCCGCCGTGCTGCATGAGGCGGGAGGCGGTGCGGACCAGCCGCTCGCGCGTCCCCGGTTCTGTCTTCGTCCCTGCTGCTGCCATGGGCGTGATCCTACCGCCGATCCTGGATAGAGCGTTCGTTCTGGATTTCCATCGGGAGAACGCCGTCATGGACCAGGAAGGCGGACACCCCACAGGACCGGCGGACCGGCAGGCTGTCCACAGCCTGTGCACAGGGCCACGGGCCACGGGCCGCAGGGTCGCCGACGCGTCAGAACAGCGGGAGCTGCCCCGGGTGTTCGGACAGGACGAAGCCGTCCAGCGTCGGCGCCGAGGCGCCGAGCATCACCCGGGCCCGCGAGCCGGGGCAGGAGACCAGCTCGCCGCCGCCCCGTCCGGCGGGGGGATCGTGGCGGGCGATCCGGCCGGCGGTGACGGCGCAGTCGCGGCCGCATGCGGGGCAGGCCCGGCGGGGGGAGTGGGACATGCCCCAAGTCTGCCCTGCCGTACCGGCATCAGCCGGCCCGGGCGGCCAGCCACGTCTCATGGGCCCGGGAGACCTGGTCCCACAGTGCCGCCCGGTCCACCGGGGTCAGATCGTCCAGCGCCCGCCCGAAGACGGTGGCCATGACCTCGTAGAGCTCCTCCGGCGTGGTCAGTTCGCGCTCGCTCGGCCCCTTGGCCGGGTCGATCCGGCCGAGCACCCGCCCGCGCAGCACGTCGATGCTCTCCGCGTCCCGACGGATCATCACCAGCGTCCGTACGAAGCCGGATTCGGGGGAGGTCGACAGCCGGATGTGCTCGGCCTCGAAGTTGGCCAAGGCGGCGGGCGCCGAACGGAAGACGGTCACCGGGCACGGCCCGTACGAGGTCAGGAAGGTCCAGCCGGGCTCGGGCCCCTCCAGCGGCTCCAGGACGTAGCGGAAGTCCCCCTGCCGGTGGGTGCCCGCGCGCAGCGGCAGCGGCTCGTGCGGCCCGTCGCCCAGCCCGGTGTCGACGAAGTACTCCGCCCCGCCGACCCGGACGGTCAGGGCGAGGTGGTCCCCCGTGACCGTGCGGGCCTCGGGGTCGTGGTGGACGCCCCCCACGTGCCGGGTCACGTCGTAGCCGAGGGATTCGAGCAGCGCCGCGAAGGCCCCGTTGACGTGGAAGCAGTACCCGCCGCGGCCCTCGGCGATGCGCAGCGCCGACTGCACCGGGTCGAGGCCCGGTGTGCGGCCCAGCTGGATGTCGACGTTCTCGTAGGGGACCCGTTCCACATGGGCCCGCTGAAGGGCGAACAGCGCCTCGGCGGTCGGGCGGGGCGGCTCCGCGAAGCCGAGCCGCCGCAGATAGCCGGCGAATATGCCAGGAGTCATGCGGTCACCCTAGGCGGTGACCGCATGACGTGTGGTCCACGACGTATGGAGTGTGGCGAGTCCGCTACTTCGCAACTTCCGCCGGTACGCCCCTACTTGTCGATGTCGCCGACCACGAAGAACAGCGAGCCCAGGATCGCCACCATGTCCGCGACGAGCTGCCCGGGGAGCAGCACCGCCAGCGCCTGGATGTTGTTGTACGAGGCGCTGCGCAGCTTCAGCCGGTACGGGGTCTTCTCGCCCTTCGAGACCAGGTAGTAGCCGTTGATGCCGAGGGGGTTCTCGGTCCAGGCGTACGTGTGCCCCTCGGGCGCCTTCAGCACCTTGGGCAGGCGCTGGTTGACGGGCCCGGGCGGCAGCTCCGCCATCCGGTCCAGGCAGGCCACGGCCAGGTCGAGGGCGTTGTGCGTCTGGTCCAGCAGGACCTCGAAGCGGGCCAGGCAGTCGCCCTCGGGGCGGGTGACCACCTTGAGGACGTCCTGGAGCTCGCCGTAGGCCAGGTACGGCTCGTCGCGGCGCAGGTCGAAATCGACACCGGAGGCGCGGGCGATCGGGCCGGAGACCCCGTACGCGTGCACCGCCTCGGCGGAGAGCACGCCGACGCCGCGGGTGCGGGCGCGGAAGATCTCGTTCCCCTGGACCAGCTTGTCGTACACGTCCATGCGGGTGCGGACGTCGGCGATCGCTTCGCGGGCCCGGCCGAGCCAGCCGGCCGGGAGGTCCTCCTTGAGGCCGCCGACGCGGTTGAACATGTAGTGCATGCGGCCGCCGGAGATCTCCTCCATGACCGCCTGGAGCTCCTCGCGCTCGCGGAACGCGTGGAAGATCGGGGTGATTCCACCCAGTTCGAGCGGGTACGAACCGAGGAACATCAGATGGTTCAGGACGCGGTTCAGCTCGGCCAGCAGCGTCCGCATCCACACGGCCCGCACGGGGACCTCCATGCCGAGCATCCGCTCGACGGCCATGACCACGCCGAGCTCGTTCGAGAACGCGGACAGCCAGTCGTGGCGGTTCGCGAGCATCACGATCTGGCGGTAGTCGCGGGCCTCGAAGAGCTTCTCGGCGCCGCGGTGCATGTAGCCGACCACCGGCTCGGCGCTGACGATCCGCTCCCCGTCCAGGACGAGGCGCAGGCGCAGCACGCCGTGCGTGGAAGGGTGCTGGGGGCCGATGTTGAGCACCATGTCGGTGCTCTCCGCCGCACCGCCGATGCCGACCGTGGTCTCCGTCATGCGGGCATTGTCTCAGCCGCGGGCCACCCCCCTACGCTTGAGGGATGGAAACGGGGACTTTGGGCGAGACGGGCCGACCCGAGTGGGTGGGGCTGCCGGGCGGGCTGCTCACCCTGCGGCGGCTGCTGCTGGTGATCTGGATGAGCCTGTTCGCCGTGGTCACCGCCGTGGTGCTGTGGCTGACGGCCGGCCCGGTCTGGGCGGCCTCCGGGGCCTTCTGGCTCGCGGTCCTGGTCTGGGGCTGGGTGCTGCTCGGCCGGAACTGGCGGTCCTGGCGCTACGCCGAGCGCGCGGACGACCTGCTGATCAGCCGGGGCGTGCTGTGGCGGGAGGAGACGGTGGTCCCGTACGGGCGGATGCAGCTGGTCGAGGTGACCTCGGGCCCGCTGGA comes from Streptomyces sp. NBC_01408 and encodes:
- a CDS encoding ABC transporter substrate-binding protein — translated: MSKSTRVLGAAMGAVALTASLTACGGDSLEKSQGGSSSSASSPAGAGGKGSLVIGAAGFTESNVLAELYAQVLKGAGYDTSIKTVNNRELYEPSLEKGEIDVVPEYAATLAEFLNAKVNGPKAPEEKPVASSDVAATVAALEKLAAPLGLKALPAGGAVDQNAFAVSREFAGKNNLKTLSDLGKSGLKVKIAAGDECSVRPFCAPGLKKTYGIEVSGIDPKGVGTPQSKQAVKDGADQLALTTTTDATLDSYGLVLLEDDKKLQNADNVLPVVNAKDAGAPEIAAALDQLTAVLTTADLVDLNRKVDAERAKPADVAKAFLESKGLLKK
- a CDS encoding TetR/AcrR family transcriptional regulator, coding for MAAAGTKTEPGTRERLVRTASRLMQHGGYENTPVKQLVREAGATLGSLYHFFPGGKQELAVAAIHFGGEEFAELLRAGLSTHPDPAEAVEALATTLARELEASDWRDGCPVTATALETLGRLPEIQAACAQAFANWQHLVAAKLLASGHPEPQARDLAATVVNTLGGAEVSAQVEQSRTPLLVAGRHLARLVASYAP
- a CDS encoding arylamine N-acetyltransferase — its product is MTPGIFAGYLRRLGFAEPPRPTAEALFALQRAHVERVPYENVDIQLGRTPGLDPVQSALRIAEGRGGYCFHVNGAFAALLESLGYDVTRHVGGVHHDPEARTVTGDHLALTVRVGGAEYFVDTGLGDGPHEPLPLRAGTHRQGDFRYVLEPLEGPEPGWTFLTSYGPCPVTVFRSAPAALANFEAEHIRLSTSPESGFVRTLVMIRRDAESIDVLRGRVLGRIDPAKGPSERELTTPEELYEVMATVFGRALDDLTPVDRAALWDQVSRAHETWLAARAG
- a CDS encoding NADH-quinone oxidoreductase subunit D, giving the protein MTETTVGIGGAAESTDMVLNIGPQHPSTHGVLRLRLVLDGERIVSAEPVVGYMHRGAEKLFEARDYRQIVMLANRHDWLSAFSNELGVVMAVERMLGMEVPVRAVWMRTLLAELNRVLNHLMFLGSYPLELGGITPIFHAFREREELQAVMEEISGGRMHYMFNRVGGLKEDLPAGWLGRAREAIADVRTRMDVYDKLVQGNEIFRARTRGVGVLSAEAVHAYGVSGPIARASGVDFDLRRDEPYLAYGELQDVLKVVTRPEGDCLARFEVLLDQTHNALDLAVACLDRMAELPPGPVNQRLPKVLKAPEGHTYAWTENPLGINGYYLVSKGEKTPYRLKLRSASYNNIQALAVLLPGQLVADMVAILGSLFFVVGDIDK
- a CDS encoding PH domain-containing protein, whose amino-acid sequence is METGTLGETGRPEWVGLPGGLLTLRRLLLVIWMSLFAVVTAVVLWLTAGPVWAASGAFWLAVLVWGWVLLGRNWRSWRYAERADDLLISRGVLWREETVVPYGRMQLVEVTSGPLERRFGLASVQLHTAAAATDAKIPGLEPAEAERLRDRLTELGQARSAGL